A portion of the Fulvia fulva chromosome 1, complete sequence genome contains these proteins:
- a CDS encoding Putative 26S proteasome complex subunit sem-1: MSGASTSNNTSTTQATVSDSTDKSQPLQPQKPTALEEDDEFEDFPVEDWTKEEEVGAQAGGSTHLWEESWDDDDTTDDFSVQLKEELKKMGKN; encoded by the exons ATGTCCGGCGCCTCAACCTCCAACAACACCTCAACAACCCAAGCAACCGTCTCCGACTCCACCGACAAATCACAACCTCTCCAACCCCAGAAACCCACAGCTCTCGAGGAAGACGATGAGTTTGAGGACTTTCCCGTAGAAG ACTGGACCaaagaagaagaagtcggCGCACAGGCAGGAGGCAGCACACATTTATGGGAAGAGAGCTGGGACGACGACGACACGACGGATGATTTCAGCGTGCAGTTGAAGGAGGAGTTGAAGAAGATGGGGAAGAATTGA
- a CDS encoding Phosphoglycerate kinase, with protein MSLSNKLAITDVDVKGKRVLVRVDFNVPLDKETNSKITNNQRIVGALPTIKYAIDNGAKAVVLMSHLGRPDGHPNPKYSLKPVAAELEKLLGKKVTFTEDCVGPEAEKAVSGASNGDVILLENLRFHAEEEGSSKDKNGNKQKADKADVEKFRKGLTALGDIYINDAFGTAHRAHSSMVGVDLPQKASGFLVKKELEYFAKALENPQRPFLAILGGAKVSDKIQLIENMLDKVNSLIICGGMAFTFKKVMDNMAIGNSLFDEAGSKKVKELVEKAKKQNVTITLPVDYITADKFAADAKTGYAEDKDGIQNGWMGLDCGEKSIELYKKAIDDAKTILWNGPPGVFEMEAFANGTKKTMNAAVEAAQKGKIVIIGGGDTATVAANYGVEDKLSHVSTGGGASLELLEGKDLPGVSALSEKS; from the exons ATGTCGCTCAGCAACAAGCTCGCGATCACCGACGTCGACGTCAAGGGCAAGCGCGTCCTCGTCCGA GTCGACTTCAACGTCCCTCTCGACAAGGAGACCAACTCCAAGATCACCAACAACCAGCGCATCGTTGGCGCCCTCCCAACGATCAAGTACGCAATCGACAATGGCGCCAAGGCAGTCGTCCTCATGTCCCACCTCGGTCGTCCAGACGGCCACCCGAACCCCAAGTACTCCCTCAAGCCCGTCGCCGCTGAGCTCGAGAAGCTTCTCGGCAAGAAGGTGACCTTCACCGAAGACTGCGTTGGCCCAGAAGCCGAGAAGGCCGTCAGTGGCGCATCGAACGGCGACGTGATCCTCCTCGAGAACCTGCGCTTCCACGCTGAAGAGGAGGGCTCAAGCAAGGACAAGAATGGCAACAAGCAGAAGGCAGACAAGGCCGACGTTGAGAAGTTCCGCAAGGGCCTGACAGCGCTTGGTGACATCTACATCAACGATGCATTCGGCACTGCGCACCGCGCTCACAGCTCTATGGTCGGTGTAGACCTCCCACAAAAGGCCTCTGGCTTCCTCGTCAAGAAGGAGCTGGAATACTTCGCCAAGGCCCTCGAGAACCCACAGCGTCCCTTCCTCGCTATCCTTGGCGGTGCGAAGGTCTCGGATAAGATTCAGTTGATCGAGAACATGCTTGACAAGGTCAACAGCTTGATCATTTGCGGTGGTATGGCCTTTACCTTCAAGAAGGTGATGGACAACATGGCGATCGGCAACTCCCTCTTTGACGAGGCCGGCAGCAAGAAGGTCAAGGAACTGGTCGAGAAGGCCAAGAAGCAGAACGTCACCATCACTCTCCCCGTGGACTACATCACCGCCGACAAGTTCGCGGCTGATGCGAAGACTGGATACGCTGAGGATAAGGATGGTATCCAGAACGGCTGGATGGGTCTAGACTGCGGCGAGAAGAGTATCGAGCTGTACAAGAAAGCCATCGACGACGCAAAGACGATTCTCTGGAACGGTCCCCCGGGTGTGTTCGAGATGGAGGCGTTTGCGAATGGTACCAAGAAGACTATGAATGCGGCTGTGGAGGCGGCGCAGAAGGGCAAGATCGTGATCATTGGTGGTGGTGACACGGCGACTGTGGCGGCGAACTATGGGGTGGAGGATAAGTTGAGCCATGTTAGCACTGGTGGTGGTGCTTCACTTGAGTTGTTGGAGGGTAAGGATTTGCCGGGTGTGAGTGCTTTGAGCGAGAAGTCGTAA
- a CDS encoding Ecp23 produces MQFLKVILFCGLTAAVAVPDPVAGAMNVIAARGNDIAARGIDKQISEHKKDCAKDPSLLKCSHESNVALIKEYCKQAKKNKKSIPSGVHCP; encoded by the exons ATGCAGTTCCTCAAAGTCATTCTCTTCTGCGG TCTTACCGCTGCTGTCGCAGTGCCTGACCCAGTCGCGGGTGCTATGAATGTCATCGCCGCCCGCGGGAACGACATCGCCGCTCGCGGAATCGACAAACAAATCTCCGAGC ACAAGAAAGACTGCGCGAAGGACCCAAGTCTGCTCAAATGTTCCCATGAATCCAATGTGGCACTGATCAAGGAATACTGCAAGCAAGCCAAGAAGAATAAAAAGTCGATTCCCTCCGGTGTCCATTGCCCATGA
- a CDS encoding Heterokaryon incompatibility protein 6, OR allele: MADHAIHRPLTRRDEIRMLEVSPASQHSPSPLQCTFRHISLQDDKKCDYETISYYWGDQTLSSFIMVDDQVLSVPANTEKALRRMAFADATRVLWIDAVCINQSDLTERSEQVQLMGRVFSSSAGNLIYFGDEHEYTACAMSTLQEMHKDIVEICTKLSNVDRLFGQKGWQHCQGPMQTDINVEALKAFYNNAWFRRLWPVQELVLARKSLLHQGQHIINFRVVIDVAAWMLSYYKSYTNSMHVADGLYNAAWMRWFYQAHRQSRAPQIQHITVGNQELEVCDGRDRIYGMLGMAHPNGIVPDLLAPDYAKSLAAVFRDACLYVIKQEGSAIPLKLLRHRSADDLTDYEYPSWVYRVHGARDELHDPLHELPPFRYQVSSPLSGSPLDRIVDRNILPLDRRQLDTIHSLSGFLTKRRELFLVEISKFVISHDLLAEQTCGLRRIARTLVANGQYAQADNGVQVQADFEAFLGPMLPDGRSEEAVTLNAFTVTMQQAADRFTNISMNFCVNRQIMLTSQGHIGICPKICIPGDIVVLLSMAPLTVVPRPVDDHYFMIGECYLDGAFDNDGNPGELELDHLEEKVFEIH; encoded by the exons ATGGCCGACCATGCTATTCATCGACCTTTGACTCGCCGGGATGAGATACGCATGCTCGAAGTGTCACCAGCCAGTCAGCACTCACCGAGTCCTCTCCAATGCACCTTCAGGCATATCTCCTTGCAGGACGACAAGAAATGTGACTACGAGACCATTTCGTACTATTGGGGTGATCAAACGCTGTCCTCCTTCATCATGGTCGATGACCAAGTTCTGTCGGTCCCCGCCAACACCGAGAAAGCACTGAGACGTATGGCGTTTGCCGATGCCACGAGGGTCCTGTGGATTGATGCGGTCTGTATTAATCAAAGCGACCTGACAGAACGATCCGAGCAGGTCCAACTGATGGGAAGAGTGTTTTCCTCTTCTGCTGGTAACCTGATCTATTTCGGCGACGAGCATGAATATACAGCATGCGCAATGTCAACCTTGCAGGAGATGCACAAGGACATTGTCGAAATCTGCACAAAACTTTCGAACGTCGACAGGCTTTTTGGCCAGAAGGGATGGCAGCATTGTCAAGGGCCGATGCAGACTGACATCAATGTCGAAGCTTTGAAGGCATTTTACAACAATGCCTGGTTCAG ACGATTATGGCCTGTCCAGGAGCTCGTTCTGGCCCGCAAAAGTCTCCTTCACCAAGGCCAGCACATCATCAACTTCCGTGTAGTCATAGATGTGGCTGCTTGGATGCTGAGCTACTATAAATCGTACACTAATTCCATGCACGTGGCAGACGGGTTGTACAATGCCGCCTGGATGCGGTGGTTCTACCAAGCACATCGGCAGTCCAGAGCACCACAGATACAGCACATAACTGTGGGGAATCAAGAGTTGGAAGTGTGTGACGGTCGAGACAGGATCTACGGCATGCTCGGCATGGCTCACCCCAATGGAATCGTGCCAGATCTCCTCGCGCCCGACTACGCCAAATCTCTAGCGGCAGTGTTCAGAGACGCATGCCTGTATGTGATCAAGCAGGAGGGTAGCGCTATCCCGCTGAAGCTACTGCGCCACCGATCGGCCGACGATTTGACAGACTATGAGTATCCATCGTGGGTATACCGCGTACACGGGGCACGGGACGAGCTGCATGATCCCCTGCACGAATTACCTCCTTTCAGGTATCAAGTGTCATCGCCACTGAGTGGAAGTCCTCTTGACCGCATCGTTGACCGCAATATACTTCCTCTGGATCGTCGACAGCTCGATACGATACACTCTTTGTCTGGATTTCTCACCAAACGCAGGGAACTCTTCCTGGTTGAGATCTCGAAATTCGTCATATCGCATGATTTGTTGGCAGAGCAGACCTGCGGCTTGAGACGTATCGCGCGAACGCTCGTCGCCAACGGCCAGTACGCACAGGCAGACAACGGCGTACAAGTGCAGGCGGATTTCGAGGCTTTCCTTGGCCCAATGTTGCCTGATGGCCGTTCGGAGGAAGCTGTGACGTTGAATGCATTCACGGTTACGATGCAACAAGCTGCAGACCGGTTTACGAATATTTCAATGAACTTCTGTGTCAACAGACAGATCATGCTAACAAGTCAGGGGCACATAGGTATTTGTCCAAAGATCTGCATCCCAGGAGACATTGTCGTGCTCCTGAGCATGGCTCCATTGACTGTCGTACCGAGGCCCGTCGATGATCATTATTTCATGATCGGTGAATGCTACCTAGATGGTGCTTTCGACAATGACGGCAACCCAGGAGAGCTAGAGCTTGATCATCTGGAAGAGAAAGTGTTCGAGATCCACTAA
- a CDS encoding Mitotic-spindle organizing protein 1: MPAPTGAQREITGEEKRRAARETIDILQEISNLLNTHLDRQSLSYCVSLIENGVNPEALAKVIVELRAQKER; the protein is encoded by the exons ATGCCGGCCCCAACAGGAGCACAACGCGAAATCACAGGCGAAGAAAAACGCCGCGCCGCACGGGAAACAATCGACATCCTGCAAGAAATCTCCAATCTTCTCAACACGCATCTAGATCGGCAGTCCCTTTCGTACTGCGTGAGTTTGATAGAGAATGGTGTGAATCCGGAGGCGTTGGCT AAAGTAATCGTGGAACTGAGGGCGCAGAAGGAGAGGTGA
- a CDS encoding Peroxisomal membrane protein, with product MVADALIYHPEVAHFNRFVATTVGRDKLLRTVQYASRFLAWYLYRTNHPASTVAIPETIKKQFSSVRKAIRIGKFIEHLKAAAIASDSKSLDPVLKYLAVGRQLGYAVYLSLDTLCYIDQTGIYKLKQGARLQREAYRAWFVGLVCNIAASGYTLWNMREVTRTQGASGDAEKVVGQKRLQKERGAAQLQLLSDLCDITIPSNAIYGRFDDGIVGIAGTISSLIGLQAAWGKTA from the exons ATGGTCGCAGACGCGCTGATCTACCACCCAGAAGTGGCTCACTTCAACCGCTTCGTCGCGACAACAG TCGGCCGCGACAAGCTCCTCCGAACCGTGCAATACGCCTCCCGCTTCCTCGCCTGGTACCTCTACCGCACCAACCACCCGGCCTCGACCGTCGCCATCCCCGAAACAATCAAGAAGCAATTCTCCTCCGTCCGCAAAGCCATTAGAATCGGCAAATTCATCGAGCACCTCAAAGCCGCCGCCATCGCCTCCGACTCCAAGTCGCTCGACCCCGTCCTGAAGTACCTCGCCGTAGGCCGTCAGCTGGGTTACGCAGTCTACTTGAGCTTGGATACGCTGTGCTACATTGATCAGACGGGAATTTACAAGTTGAAGCAGGGCGCGAGATTGCAGAGGGAGGCGTATCGTGCGTGGTTTGTGGGGCTTGTGTGCAACATTGCGGCGAGCGGGTATACGCTGTGGAATATGAGGGAGGTGACCAGGACGCAGGGGGCTAGTGGGGATGCGGAGAAGGTTGTGGGGCAGAAGCGGTTGCAGAA GGAGCGAGGCGCTGCGCAGTTGCAGTTGCTGTCGGATCTGTGCGATATTACCATCCCGAGCAATGCTATCTATGGACGGTTTGATGATGGTATTGTTGGTATTGCGGGTACGATCAGCAGTTTGATAGGACTGCAGGCTGCTTGGGGGAAGACGGCTTGA